A genomic window from Candidatus Kouleothrix ribensis includes:
- the miaA gene encoding tRNA (adenosine(37)-N6)-dimethylallyltransferase MiaA produces MQAPAQQPIPLLAIVGPTAVGKTALAIRLAHALGGEIVSADSRQIYCGMDIGTAKPGPAERAAAPHHLIDLVVPSQEFSLALYQEHAYAAIANIAGRARLPLLVGGTGQYLAAVLEGWQIPRVPPQPELRAALERVAEQQGAEVLHARLAQIDPVAAAGIAPTNVRRVIRAIEVYELTGRPISVQQAKLPPPYHIRTLWLTLPPAELYARIDARVDAMIAAGLEHEVRGLVECGYGWELPAMSSLGYREFQPYFAGTATQAEVITRLKFDTHAFARRQASWFRRLSHVVQLPADAPALLERALACVADVRG; encoded by the coding sequence ATGCAGGCACCCGCGCAACAACCGATCCCGCTACTGGCGATCGTTGGGCCGACGGCAGTAGGCAAGACGGCCCTTGCGATCAGGCTGGCCCACGCGCTCGGCGGCGAGATCGTCTCGGCCGACTCGCGCCAGATCTACTGCGGCATGGACATCGGCACGGCCAAGCCTGGCCCGGCCGAGCGCGCGGCCGCGCCACACCACCTGATCGATCTTGTCGTACCTAGCCAGGAGTTCTCGCTGGCGCTGTATCAGGAGCACGCGTATGCGGCGATTGCCAATATCGCCGGGCGGGCGCGGCTACCACTGCTGGTGGGCGGCACCGGCCAGTATCTGGCCGCTGTGCTCGAGGGCTGGCAGATCCCGCGCGTACCACCACAGCCCGAGCTGCGCGCCGCGCTCGAGCGCGTGGCCGAGCAGCAGGGCGCTGAGGTGCTGCATGCGCGCCTGGCACAGATCGATCCGGTAGCGGCGGCTGGGATTGCGCCTACAAATGTGCGGCGGGTGATCCGCGCGATCGAGGTGTACGAGCTGACCGGCCGGCCGATCTCGGTGCAACAAGCCAAGCTGCCGCCGCCCTACCACATCCGCACGCTCTGGCTAACGCTACCGCCGGCAGAGCTGTATGCGCGGATCGATGCGCGCGTCGACGCGATGATCGCCGCAGGACTCGAGCACGAGGTGCGTGGCCTGGTCGAGTGCGGCTACGGCTGGGAGCTGCCGGCCATGTCGAGCCTGGGCTACCGCGAGTTCCAGCCGTACTTTGCGGGTACCGCCACCCAGGCCGAGGTAATCACGCGGCTGAAGTTCGATACACACGCATTTGCACGCCGGCAGGCCAGCTGGTTTCGGCGCCTGTCACACGTCGTGCAGCTGCCCGCCGACGCCCCGGCGCTGCTCGAGCGCGCGCTCGCGTGCGTGGCCGATGTGCGCGGCTAG
- the fusA gene encoding elongation factor G: MRSYGPEKIHNIGLFGHGGCGKTTLMEALLLTAKAITRAGRVEDGNTVSDYDPDEQRRRMSINLSVAPAEWKDDKINLIDVPGYADFAGEVASAMRVIDGAVIVMDAAGGVEVGTEAVWEAARAAGVPRIIFINKLDRENANFFRTVEQAQQMLDEAIIPMQIPIGSQREFKGIISLRRQRAWMIAEKHDGTFVEADIPADLVGLEQEWREKLIDKIAATNDDLIEKYLDGGADALSPDDIQRGLRAGIANGTIVPVFCGAADQAHGTAQLLDGIIDSIPSAVRTIATATDLLSGTPIELKPAVHEPFSALVFKTLVDPYGKISFVRVFSGELHANSSLYNPRTRKDERIGQVYQIRGKEQISVPLLGPGDIGIVTKLAEVATNDTLCSHDRPLQLASIQFPAVAYSAMVKPKTRADLDRLGGALHNVMEEDPTLKVSRDQQTGETLLSGLGEPHLQIIAERMKRKFNVDVDLDLPRVAYRETIRGKAEAQYRHKKQTGGAGQFGDVTIRIEPLAPDPAREDPLEFVNAIVGGVIDRTFVPAVEKGVREAMAEGVVSGNHMVDVRVTLFDGKMHPVDSKEIAFKIAGHEAFKIAAQKAQPVIMEPIYALEISVPDQFAGDIMSDMTTRRGRVSGMLPDGSGRTTISAHAPLAEIQRYATDLRSLTQGRGRFSMQFDHFEDVPQHLAQGLIEAQKAHQAEGH; this comes from the coding sequence ATGCGATCCTATGGACCCGAGAAGATCCACAATATTGGGCTCTTCGGCCATGGCGGCTGCGGGAAGACCACGCTCATGGAGGCGCTGTTGCTCACCGCCAAGGCCATCACCCGCGCGGGCCGTGTCGAAGACGGCAATACCGTCAGCGACTACGACCCCGACGAGCAGAGGCGCCGCATGTCGATCAACCTGAGCGTCGCCCCAGCCGAGTGGAAAGACGACAAGATCAACCTGATCGATGTTCCCGGCTACGCCGACTTCGCCGGCGAGGTCGCGTCGGCCATGCGCGTGATCGACGGCGCAGTGATCGTGATGGACGCGGCCGGCGGCGTCGAGGTAGGCACCGAGGCGGTGTGGGAAGCCGCCAGGGCGGCCGGGGTGCCGCGAATTATTTTCATTAACAAGCTCGATCGCGAGAACGCGAACTTCTTCCGCACCGTCGAGCAGGCCCAGCAGATGCTCGACGAGGCGATCATCCCCATGCAAATTCCGATCGGGTCGCAGCGTGAGTTCAAGGGTATCATCTCGCTCCGCCGCCAGCGCGCCTGGATGATCGCCGAGAAGCACGACGGCACGTTCGTCGAGGCCGATATCCCGGCCGATCTGGTAGGCCTCGAGCAAGAGTGGCGCGAGAAGCTGATCGACAAGATCGCCGCGACGAACGACGACCTGATCGAAAAATATCTCGATGGCGGCGCCGACGCGCTTAGCCCCGACGACATCCAGCGCGGTTTGCGCGCCGGTATCGCCAATGGCACGATCGTGCCGGTGTTCTGCGGCGCGGCCGACCAGGCCCACGGCACCGCGCAGCTGCTCGATGGGATCATCGACAGCATTCCCTCGGCAGTGCGCACGATTGCTACCGCCACCGACCTGCTCAGCGGCACGCCAATCGAGCTCAAGCCCGCCGTCCACGAGCCGTTCAGTGCGCTGGTGTTCAAGACGCTGGTCGATCCATATGGCAAGATCTCGTTCGTGCGCGTGTTCAGCGGCGAGCTGCACGCCAACTCGTCGCTCTATAACCCGCGTACGCGCAAAGACGAGCGCATCGGCCAGGTGTACCAGATTCGCGGCAAAGAGCAGATCTCGGTGCCGCTGCTCGGCCCTGGCGATATCGGCATTGTGACCAAGCTGGCCGAGGTGGCAACCAACGACACGCTGTGTTCGCACGATCGCCCGCTTCAGCTTGCCTCAATCCAGTTCCCGGCCGTGGCTTATAGCGCCATGGTCAAGCCGAAGACACGCGCCGATCTCGACCGGCTCGGTGGGGCGCTGCACAACGTGATGGAAGAAGACCCGACTCTGAAGGTCTCGCGCGATCAGCAGACCGGCGAGACGCTGCTGTCGGGCCTGGGTGAGCCGCACCTGCAGATCATCGCCGAGCGCATGAAGCGCAAGTTCAACGTCGATGTCGATCTCGATCTACCGCGCGTGGCCTACCGCGAGACCATCCGCGGCAAGGCCGAGGCGCAGTATCGCCATAAGAAGCAGACCGGTGGCGCCGGGCAGTTCGGCGATGTGACCATCCGGATCGAGCCGCTGGCGCCCGACCCGGCCCGCGAAGACCCGCTTGAATTCGTGAATGCGATCGTCGGCGGCGTGATCGACCGCACCTTCGTGCCGGCGGTCGAGAAAGGCGTGCGCGAGGCCATGGCCGAGGGCGTGGTGTCGGGCAATCATATGGTCGATGTGCGCGTGACGCTGTTCGACGGCAAGATGCACCCGGTCGATAGCAAAGAGATCGCGTTCAAGATTGCCGGCCACGAAGCCTTCAAGATCGCTGCGCAGAAGGCTCAGCCAGTGATCATGGAGCCGATCTACGCGCTCGAGATCAGCGTGCCCGACCAGTTTGCCGGCGATATCATGAGTGATATGACCACCCGGCGCGGGCGCGTGTCGGGCATGCTGCCCGATGGCAGCGGCCGCACCACGATCAGCGCGCATGCGCCGCTGGCCGAGATCCAGCGCTACGCGACTGATCTGCGCTCGCTCACACAGGGGCGCGGCCGCTTCAGCATGCAGTTCGATCACTTCGAGGATGTGCCACAGCACCTGGCGCAAGGCCTGATCGAGGCTCAGAAGGCCCACCAGGCCGAAGGCCACTAG
- a CDS encoding PQQ-dependent sugar dehydrogenase, whose amino-acid sequence MLDRMLRRAGAGLLVLLLAGTAAATPRTAIVVPAGFTDVLVASVAAPTAIAFATPTRLLITSQSGQLWVNQAGAPTNTLALDLTVGGRVCTNSERGLLGVAVDPNFASNHFIYLYYTYKKFGVCPTGDPTNPQVPVNRIARYTLSDANLASGETVLIDNIPSPNGNHNGGDLHFGQDGYLYVSVGDGGADYAGDSGSAGANDAARDRFILLGKILRITRDGNIPPDNPFQGAGTARCNVSGRTSADNTCQETFAWGLRNPFRFAFKPGTNQFFINDVGQNAWEEIDQGQAGADYGWNCREGGHPNNTGGKCSPAPLNMVAPIHEYDHSSCSSITGGAFVPAGVWPADYDGAYLYADYVCGKIFTLKQQASSYVAAEFATNMGVNSATSLVFGPYNGSQALYYTTYASGGQIRRISASAGQNRAPTAVLSAAPQFGAAPLTVAFSAAGSTDPDGDALSYDWDFGDGSAHASGAAVAYQYAAGTYTATLKVSDGKGGVGSATQRIDSGNTPPTATIDAPDPALRFAVGQSITLQGSATDAQDGTLAGNRLSWRVLLHHNTHTHPFAGPASGASLTFSAPAPEDLAATSTSYLEVQLSATDSTGLTSVITRELRPNLVDITFDTVPAGRALLVNNVAINAPRTQVSWQGYALAVSAPAQRDAEGTWIVITAWSDGAPGRSRTIVTPASAAGYTATFGPASVRYLPRITQP is encoded by the coding sequence ATGCTTGATCGAATGCTGCGCCGCGCCGGTGCAGGCTTGCTGGTGTTGCTGCTGGCCGGCACAGCCGCAGCTACGCCCCGTACCGCTATCGTCGTGCCGGCCGGCTTCACCGACGTGCTGGTCGCCAGTGTTGCCGCGCCAACTGCGATTGCGTTCGCCACACCCACGCGCCTGCTGATCACGTCACAGTCCGGCCAGCTGTGGGTCAACCAGGCCGGCGCGCCCACCAATACACTCGCGCTCGACCTGACTGTCGGCGGGCGTGTCTGCACCAACTCCGAGCGCGGCTTGCTCGGTGTCGCGGTCGACCCGAACTTCGCCAGCAATCATTTTATCTACCTGTACTACACCTATAAGAAGTTTGGCGTGTGCCCAACGGGCGACCCGACCAACCCGCAGGTGCCAGTCAACCGTATCGCGCGCTATACGCTCTCCGATGCCAATCTCGCGAGTGGCGAGACAGTGCTAATCGACAACATCCCCTCGCCCAACGGCAATCACAACGGCGGCGACCTGCACTTCGGCCAGGATGGCTACCTGTACGTGAGTGTTGGCGACGGCGGGGCCGACTACGCCGGCGACAGCGGTAGCGCAGGCGCGAATGATGCCGCGCGCGACCGCTTCATCCTGCTCGGCAAGATCCTGCGGATCACTCGCGATGGCAACATCCCGCCCGATAACCCATTCCAGGGCGCTGGCACCGCGCGCTGCAACGTGAGTGGCCGTACCAGTGCCGACAATACATGCCAGGAGACCTTTGCGTGGGGGTTGCGCAACCCGTTTCGCTTTGCGTTCAAACCCGGTACCAACCAGTTCTTCATCAACGACGTTGGGCAGAACGCCTGGGAGGAGATCGACCAGGGCCAGGCCGGCGCCGATTACGGCTGGAACTGCCGCGAGGGTGGGCACCCCAACAACACTGGCGGCAAGTGCAGCCCCGCCCCGCTGAATATGGTTGCCCCCATCCACGAGTACGACCACAGCTCGTGCAGCTCGATCACCGGCGGCGCATTCGTGCCGGCAGGCGTGTGGCCGGCCGACTACGATGGCGCCTATCTGTACGCCGATTACGTCTGCGGCAAAATCTTCACGCTCAAGCAGCAGGCCAGCAGCTATGTTGCGGCCGAGTTTGCTACGAACATGGGTGTGAACAGTGCTACATCGCTGGTGTTTGGCCCGTATAACGGCAGCCAGGCGTTGTACTACACCACCTACGCCAGTGGCGGCCAGATCCGACGGATCAGTGCCAGCGCCGGCCAGAATCGCGCGCCGACCGCCGTGCTGAGCGCAGCGCCGCAATTTGGCGCTGCACCGCTGACGGTAGCCTTCAGCGCGGCCGGCAGCACCGACCCGGACGGCGACGCGCTGAGCTATGATTGGGATTTCGGCGATGGTTCGGCCCACGCCAGCGGCGCCGCTGTTGCCTACCAGTATGCGGCCGGCACCTACACTGCCACGCTCAAGGTCAGCGATGGCAAGGGCGGCGTCGGCAGCGCCACGCAGCGGATCGACTCGGGCAACACCCCACCCACAGCGACGATCGACGCGCCCGACCCGGCGCTGCGCTTTGCGGTTGGCCAGTCGATCACACTGCAAGGCAGCGCCACCGACGCCCAGGATGGTACGCTGGCGGGCAATCGGTTGAGCTGGCGGGTGTTGCTGCATCACAATACGCACACCCACCCGTTTGCCGGGCCGGCCAGCGGCGCAAGCCTCACATTCAGCGCACCCGCGCCGGAAGATCTGGCCGCCACTAGCACGAGCTACCTTGAAGTGCAGCTCAGCGCAACCGACTCGACTGGGCTGACCAGCGTGATTACGCGCGAGCTGCGGCCAAACCTGGTCGACATAACCTTTGACACGGTGCCGGCCGGCCGGGCGCTACTGGTCAACAATGTCGCGATCAATGCGCCGCGCACACAGGTATCGTGGCAAGGTTACGCGCTGGCTGTATCGGCGCCGGCCCAGCGCGACGCCGAGGGCACTTGGATTGTGATCACGGCGTGGTCGGATGGCGCGCCGGGGCGGTCGCGCACGATTGTTACGCCGGCGAGTGCAGCTGGCTACACTGCCACGTTTGGCCCGGCCAGCGTGCGCTACCTGCCGCGCATCACGCAGCCATAG
- the dapB gene encoding 4-hydroxy-tetrahydrodipicolinate reductase, with amino-acid sequence MTIRVCLAGATGWAGSALARSIAQSDGIELVAAVSRTHAHHTLGDVLVEPRLTCPIYATAVEALTHPCDVFFEYTTPAVAKAHSLAALEHGAHVVIGTSGLSDADYAAIAAAAEQHQRGVLAVGNFALTVVLLQKFAEMAAKLIPQWEIIDYASDHKPDTPSGTVRELAARLSRIRPSELTVPLEQTQGIVETRGARVSGSQVHSLRLPGFTISAEVIFGMPDQKLTIRHDSGSSAQPYVDGALLAIRRVNSFVGLRRGLDSILDMV; translated from the coding sequence ATGACGATCCGAGTTTGTCTCGCTGGTGCAACCGGGTGGGCCGGGTCGGCCCTGGCCCGCAGCATCGCCCAATCCGACGGGATTGAGCTTGTAGCTGCGGTATCTCGCACACACGCCCACCACACGCTTGGTGATGTCCTGGTAGAGCCACGGTTGACATGCCCGATCTATGCAACCGCAGTAGAAGCGCTCACCCATCCCTGCGATGTCTTTTTCGAGTACACCACGCCAGCGGTCGCCAAAGCGCACAGCCTGGCAGCGTTGGAGCACGGTGCGCATGTGGTGATTGGCACATCGGGGTTATCGGACGCCGATTATGCCGCCATTGCCGCCGCCGCCGAACAGCACCAGCGTGGCGTGTTAGCGGTTGGTAATTTTGCGCTCACCGTGGTCTTATTACAGAAATTTGCAGAGATGGCGGCCAAGCTTATTCCACAATGGGAAATTATTGATTATGCAAGTGATCACAAACCAGACACGCCAAGTGGAACCGTGCGTGAATTAGCCGCCCGCCTGTCGCGTATCCGCCCCTCTGAACTCACTGTTCCGCTGGAACAGACCCAGGGCATTGTGGAAACGCGCGGCGCACGCGTTAGTGGATCACAGGTTCATTCCCTGCGGCTGCCTGGATTTACCATCTCAGCAGAGGTTATTTTCGGCATGCCCGATCAAAAACTCACGATCCGGCATGACTCGGGCAGTAGCGCCCAACCGTACGTTGATGGCGCCCTCTTAGCGATCCGCAGGGTCAATTCGTTTGTCGGGTTGCGCCGTGGTCTTGATAGCATTCTTGACATGGTATAA
- a CDS encoding GNAT family N-acetyltransferase: MKTLETPRLLLRPFTLEDAEAAYREIYSDSEVVQYYSGQGVQTLEQVRTRIASCIGVWASDELGRYAVILKEHHAFIGQIHLNSYVNSFARWNDEPDPPFNSLEVELAFAFGRRFWGQGYAFEACQAVIGHAFDDLRLRRLVGWVFLANERSVTLHRRLGFRVELSVNPADPGYVTILENGCEGSWLPNAEYRSRPDQRK; encoded by the coding sequence ATGAAAACGTTGGAGACGCCCCGCCTGCTGTTGCGGCCCTTCACCCTGGAGGACGCTGAAGCGGCCTATCGCGAGATCTACAGTGATAGTGAGGTGGTGCAGTATTATAGCGGCCAAGGCGTGCAGACGCTCGAGCAGGTACGCACACGAATCGCCAGCTGTATAGGCGTGTGGGCCAGCGACGAGCTGGGACGTTACGCTGTGATTCTGAAAGAGCACCACGCGTTCATCGGCCAGATCCATTTGAATAGCTATGTCAACTCGTTTGCACGATGGAACGATGAACCTGACCCACCTTTCAATTCACTGGAAGTTGAGCTGGCCTTTGCCTTTGGACGGCGTTTCTGGGGACAAGGGTACGCCTTCGAAGCATGCCAGGCGGTCATTGGCCATGCGTTCGATGATCTACGGCTCAGGCGGCTTGTGGGCTGGGTATTTCTCGCAAATGAGCGCTCGGTTACGCTCCATCGACGGCTTGGCTTCCGCGTTGAACTCAGTGTCAATCCGGCTGATCCAGGGTATGTGACGATCCTGGAGAATGGTTGTGAGGGGTCGTGGCTTCCAAATGCAGAGTATCGTAGCCGGCCTGATCAGCGCAAATGA
- a CDS encoding dienelactone hydrolase family protein: protein MAEILLFHHAQGLTPGVIAFADTLRRAGHIVHTPDLFEGRTFDTLEQGMSFAREVGFGTLVERGVRAAEGLPAELVYAGFSLGVVPAQMLAQTRPGACGALLFYSCVPVSEFGASWPKGVPVQVHGMNADPIFVGEGDIDAARALVESADAAELFLYPGDQHYFADSSLPSYDAEATALLTQRVCDFLAAR from the coding sequence ATGGCGGAGATCCTGTTGTTCCACCACGCGCAGGGGCTCACTCCTGGCGTCATCGCGTTTGCCGACACCTTGCGCCGTGCTGGTCACATCGTACATACTCCCGATCTGTTTGAAGGCCGCACCTTCGACACCCTAGAGCAGGGCATGAGCTTTGCCAGGGAAGTGGGGTTTGGCACGCTGGTTGAGCGTGGCGTGCGAGCAGCCGAGGGGCTGCCGGCCGAGCTAGTCTACGCCGGCTTCTCGCTCGGTGTCGTCCCGGCACAGATGCTCGCCCAAACCCGGCCAGGAGCCTGCGGTGCGCTGCTCTTCTATTCCTGCGTGCCGGTTTCGGAGTTCGGGGCATCCTGGCCGAAAGGGGTGCCGGTACAAGTGCATGGGATGAACGCTGATCCGATCTTTGTCGGCGAGGGCGACATCGACGCAGCGCGGGCGCTGGTCGAATCAGCCGATGCGGCCGAGCTGTTTCTATACCCCGGTGATCAACACTACTTTGCCGATAGCTCACTGCCGTCGTACGACGCCGAGGCCACCGCGCTCCTCACACAACGGGTGTGTGACTTTCTGGCTGCTCGATAA
- a CDS encoding DinB family protein, translating to MLEPSELAEAFARNVGVIQAQTEGLSHADSLLQLPFRGNCLNWVLGHLLDNRDDVLKALGAQRIMNDNSAALYRRGSAPIASSTTELLLLQDLLEQLVQSQERLSGALGRTTEADMTREIVRNGNTTTLGKLVFFLYFHETYHVGQTELLRQLAGKNDQVI from the coding sequence ATGCTCGAACCATCTGAATTGGCCGAGGCGTTTGCTCGGAATGTTGGCGTGATCCAAGCACAAACGGAAGGGCTGAGCCACGCCGACAGCCTCCTCCAGCTGCCGTTTCGGGGCAACTGCTTGAATTGGGTGCTCGGCCACCTGCTCGATAACCGTGATGATGTGCTCAAGGCACTGGGCGCGCAGCGGATCATGAACGACAACAGCGCGGCATTGTATCGGCGTGGATCCGCGCCGATCGCCAGTTCTACTACCGAGTTGCTACTGCTTCAGGATCTGCTTGAGCAGCTCGTACAATCGCAGGAACGCCTCTCGGGTGCGTTGGGCCGCACCACCGAAGCCGACATGACACGTGAAATCGTCCGCAATGGGAATACGACCACACTTGGCAAGCTGGTGTTCTTCCTGTATTTCCACGAGACCTACCATGTTGGGCAGACAGAGCTGCTGCGCCAGCTCGCCGGCAAGAATGACCAGGTGATCTAG
- a CDS encoding methyltransferase domain-containing protein, with amino-acid sequence MSTQDHDSVPPQNQLPTTQSHPPDVWADGPAYDAYVGRWSRIVARDFLTWLAIAPNRHWLEVGCGTGVLTQAILQYAQPAEIQAIDPSLKYVAFAREQVRDTRVHFDVSTVQSLARATSAYDVVVSGLVLNFLPQPQRALAEMIHATRDGGTLAAYVWDYAGKMQFMRHFWNAACALNPQALDADEGRRFPLCQAQPLAELFRAAGLKDVAVQALEIATDFADFEDYWSPFLGGQGPAPSYTMALPEAQREALRERLRQSLPFALDGSIPLVARAWAVRGVR; translated from the coding sequence ATGAGCACACAAGACCATGACTCAGTGCCGCCTCAGAACCAATTGCCCACGACGCAATCGCACCCACCGGATGTCTGGGCTGATGGCCCGGCATATGATGCGTATGTTGGGCGCTGGAGCCGCATCGTTGCGCGGGACTTTCTGACCTGGCTTGCGATTGCACCGAACCGTCACTGGTTAGAGGTCGGGTGTGGCACGGGTGTGCTTACTCAGGCCATTCTTCAATATGCGCAGCCAGCAGAAATCCAGGCTATCGACCCGTCGCTCAAGTATGTGGCGTTTGCTCGCGAGCAGGTGCGTGATACGCGCGTACACTTTGATGTTAGTACTGTACAGTCGCTTGCCCGTGCCACCAGCGCCTATGATGTGGTTGTCTCTGGACTCGTGCTCAATTTTCTTCCACAGCCACAGCGCGCCCTTGCCGAAATGATCCATGCAACCCGAGACGGCGGAACGCTAGCGGCATATGTGTGGGATTATGCTGGTAAAATGCAGTTTATGCGCCACTTCTGGAATGCAGCGTGTGCGCTTAATCCGCAGGCACTGGACGCGGATGAGGGGCGCCGCTTCCCGCTGTGCCAAGCACAACCACTGGCCGAACTGTTTCGCGCAGCAGGATTGAAGGATGTCGCGGTGCAGGCCCTGGAGATTGCGACTGATTTTGCCGACTTTGAGGATTACTGGTCGCCATTTCTCGGCGGCCAAGGCCCTGCGCCCAGTTATACCATGGCGCTGCCTGAAGCGCAACGGGAGGCACTACGCGAGCGATTACGGCAAAGCCTACCGTTTGCACTAGACGGGTCAATTCCACTGGTCGCACGAGCCTGGGCGGTACGTGGTGTACGCTAA
- a CDS encoding ClbS/DfsB family four-helix bundle protein, whose protein sequence is MHKSELLNGVREEYRQWEALLNQIGEARMDQPGAAADWSIKDIIAHLTGWRYRTVARLQAAHRGEGEPSSPWPAHLQADVDLDAINAWIYESNHGRSVREVLDESHQVFQQMFAAIEGLPDAVLNDPARYLPWLEAESVKPSDFFAHFHEEHESDMRAWLARVEQQ, encoded by the coding sequence ATGCACAAATCTGAGCTGTTGAATGGGGTGCGGGAAGAGTATCGGCAATGGGAAGCGCTGCTCAACCAGATTGGCGAGGCGCGTATGGATCAGCCCGGCGCGGCGGCTGACTGGTCGATCAAGGATATCATCGCGCACCTGACCGGCTGGCGCTACCGAACCGTCGCCCGCTTACAAGCTGCACACCGTGGTGAAGGGGAACCGTCCTCACCCTGGCCAGCGCACCTCCAAGCTGACGTAGATCTTGATGCAATCAACGCGTGGATCTATGAGTCCAATCATGGCCGCTCGGTGCGTGAAGTCCTGGATGAATCGCATCAGGTATTTCAGCAGATGTTCGCTGCCATCGAAGGGTTACCCGATGCAGTCCTCAACGATCCAGCGCGCTACCTTCCATGGTTGGAAGCTGAGTCCGTCAAACCGAGTGACTTCTTTGCCCACTTCCATGAAGAGCACGAGTCGGATATGCGGGCTTGGTTGGCACGCGTAGAGCAGCAATAA
- a CDS encoding AhpC/TSA family protein — translation MSILSGTRAPVFHTIDIFGNPIDLAAYQGKPLLLSFFRNAACALCNLRVHMLIERYADYHRAGLEMVVIFESTAASMRQYIGRQDVPFPLIADPEAHLYTLYGVEISESKVATTMAMSATQQVIGAAAAQGFHLTEEKGSNFLRMPADFFIGPDGLILDAHYADYIWDHMSFARIEELLGGIVPG, via the coding sequence ATGTCTATTCTATCAGGAACGCGCGCTCCGGTCTTTCACACCATTGACATTTTCGGCAATCCGATCGACCTCGCCGCCTATCAAGGCAAACCGCTGTTGCTCTCGTTCTTTCGAAATGCCGCCTGTGCCCTGTGTAATCTGCGCGTACATATGCTCATCGAGCGCTATGCCGACTATCACCGCGCCGGGCTTGAGATGGTGGTTATCTTCGAGTCAACGGCCGCGTCCATGCGGCAATACATTGGGAGGCAGGATGTGCCATTCCCACTTATTGCCGATCCCGAAGCCCATCTGTATACGCTCTACGGTGTTGAGATCTCGGAGTCGAAAGTGGCGACAACCATGGCCATGTCTGCAACACAACAGGTGATCGGGGCGGCGGCGGCGCAGGGATTTCACCTGACCGAGGAGAAGGGGAGCAATTTCTTGCGGATGCCAGCCGATTTTTTCATTGGCCCCGATGGACTCATACTCGACGCACATTATGCCGACTATATTTGGGATCACATGTCGTTCGCACGGATCGAAGAATTGCTCGGTGGAATCGTTCCTGGCTAA